The segment TTTCCAAAagtacatattttaaacatttttttctattaaaagcTGAGCTCGTCAAAAAGTTACCAATACCAACAGATCCACTATTTTCTATGGCAGGAAACGTTTTAGATTTAAAAGACAAGGCACATGTACCAATCGACTTTATTTTTGTACTTGATTGctgaacaaatatatatttactattTGTTGTTCTCTGTCGATAGCTCTGTGTAATATATGATGTTCTCTTTTGCAGATCTCCCGTCGATGTTTCTCTAAAACCTGCAAATGAGACATGAAAGTCGTAACAAGGCTGAATTCctgtttgttatttttaagtCAAAAATTTAGCATTATAGTTTTGACTGGTGAAATACTTAGTACGGTCTACAGTCTACTCAATTTCACTAAATTATAATTACAATTAAAGAAATGTAAAATCTGTTATGATTGTGATTACGCGATCTATATAGTCATTTTTTGCATAAAAGTATATCAAGAATTCTGAAGTTGACTAATGATCTATGTTTGTCACttctaataatttaaaaaaataattgacatttccgataaaaatgaaattaaaaggagatatcttttgaataaatatcCATTGCATTAGCTACAGTTGTTaatcatgtatattttaattttaatcataaatcTGAATAATCTTTTGGCTATCATAAATATACAGTtctaaatagaaaatatattaaactgttgtttttttatatatttttttgtagtaAAAGCTTCACCGTGCCACTACATGTTCAATGACACTGCTTTACAAACACGGAACTCTCTCACCTACTCTTTTGGCGTGTGAAATGCAAAACGCGTTCCTCTAACAAGGATTTCATACAAAATTCATATTGTTTCTGTAGAGGGGTTACATAcattattatcatttaaatggCAAAACATCTTATAAGTTGATGTTGTCAAACGTAGCAATGGGTATTTAGAtatgattaatttgaaaaatgaatatttattttcagataaaattCGCAAGCAAACGTGAAACCTCAAACGTAATGTAAATGATAATTAGAGTAAAATATCTAACCCTTGTTTTGGCATCCAAGAGCCGGGTGGCAGTCAGGATAGGCACAGTCACATTTGGACCCACATTGCACTCCATACCAGGGGTATGCACACTCTGTGTCGCACTTGTCACCAAAAAACCCAATCGGACATACTGTATTAAAGGAGAAATCTAATTGGCTAAAGACCGTACAACTACGAAAAATAGAGGAATCATGTTTAAcataaacaaattcaatttcaacataCAAATATCAAGTTGGTGGGGGTTCGACAATATTTCTTTTAGTTCAATCATTTGTTCTGATTTATTCGGTTTATTATCGGGTGGAGGTTGCTACTATTATTAGTGCTATTATttcaaagttcttttttttatagaaagaaTACGCTTGGTTACATTAAATTATGACattaaaaacttaattattatttatcgtTATTTATTCTTGATTAGcaaattatgatataaaacaaattgataaagtATTGAATCGTAACATATTTTAGTGCTGTTTCATGATCCAAATAAGTGTTAAAAGATTGAGTTGATGAAAATCA is part of the Magallana gigas chromosome 3, xbMagGiga1.1, whole genome shotgun sequence genome and harbors:
- the LOC105331351 gene encoding uncharacterized protein, translated to MAFVVNAARIITILTDCAKYVRLGFLVTSATQSVHTPGMECNVGPNVTVPILTATRLLDAKTRVLEKHRREICKREHHILHRAIDREQQIVEESSPRLL